Sequence from the Phragmites australis chromosome 11, lpPhrAust1.1, whole genome shotgun sequence genome:
tttacttagaaaattgtacgatagcagtgaaatatagaatattatttttactatattaggtttggaaatgtagattttattgaataataattgtagggttgtaATGTGCGACATAGGAggtagcagtatatgataatttgcgaacctaggatgtagcatttagaaaatggtagcgTTTAATTTGCACACGGTACAATAGGTAGTAaatatagattgtatagagtgatatttataggttagtttggttaggactagtattgaaaacctattgttatgtatgaatcggtgttggtaaattattttatccaataattagaaatatagtttgttggtcTTAACAATGGTtttgtttgcgggtgtttccagggatggtagataaattaattttttagatatattatggtgagggtgaaattaggtacagTCCTAACGGtatagatctgtctggattttgtcatgtcatgaagggtcttagtaaagcaaatgagaggaccattgtgggtgtgtgcaaatgtcTCAtacggtttttccaactggatccgcagcaacatgagctgaagttgaaagatGTCATCaaccgtgctagtcatggatactttggtgagcttgttcccattgaagccacatcaacttggaggcagtatatagatatatgttgtgaacgtgaCCTGCCGCtagttttgttagctgaggcgtacctgaaagatcaaactgaggtgaactctgcggaagcagtagcagaaccaagtgaggcagtggaagatgaattaGAGGCAGCTAATGTCGGGTCTAGggaggatgttggtgatattccagagctgcaaccgatgggtgtagctgatgaaggggagcaaaacctagcatcattgaagatatgtaGTTGGAggctgaagagttggaggaaggccttgccgatggagattcatctgacgaggagggtaatgctctagttcctgcagagtggagggatcatgaattttcgaagctggtggttagcgaggctgaccggacaccatggcagtaccatgagaacgaggtgtcacagggtgctatgtaccctacaaaggaggcagttattgatgcagtaaaattctggtcgttgtctcctcggaggcaattcaaggttgttaaatccagtaaaagggagtacgatgtgaagtgtttggtgccgcaGTGTCCTtagcgggtgcacgcattcagagggaaatgggtagactactggcagtgctcaatagttaaggaacataattgtcacattgaggaaatagagttcgcccaccggaacctgtcatctaccttcattgcaaatgttatgtacggggagattgtggacaacctaaggtatgagccacgatcaataatccatgctattgagcaaaggttccagtacacaataaactatgcgaaggcatagAGGGccaaacaaaaggctattgagatgaggttcgaaacatatgaagattcatatcacaatctacctcgtcaattagacacaatttgtggaaggaacccaggcaGCTAATATGGTATCAAGCATTACctctctactgatgtggagtacagcgggaaacgagtgttgcagcgtgttttctttgcattcgccgcaactatcaaagcatttcgatatTGTCGACcaatcatatgcctagatggaacattcctgactgggaagtacaaagggcagatattgtctgcaattggggtcaatggtaacaaccaagtcctgccactagggttttctttcgtggagagtgagaacggggacagctggtattggttcctagagcgggtcaaacatgctattgttcttgaccgactaggtgtgtgtctcattcatgatagacatgcaggatcgTTACagactttgctggatatgcaacatggtagtgttcgacgaggtgtagcagcacagtggcatgacctcaaaagcaggtggtgcatgcgccatatgggtgcgaacttctacagacaatttaaaaataaagagttggtgaagcttttcaaaaagttgtgcagtcaaaaccagcaacagAAGTTCAATGCGCTATGggaaagacttgatgaactgactctaaaacaaactgcggaggctgcacctaacggtgatgaaccaatagctctcagACCTTTTCCAATAGATACTCTGCATATAGTAAGGAGATCAGgttcagctattaggagcttctcacagtggatacgtaatgagccaaatgaaaaatgggctctgttgtatGACAATGGTGGTGCAAGGtctggagtaatgactacaaatcttccagaggtttataactaggtcatgcgaggaatgaggtccctaccactagttggaattgtagaaggcattttgcatgggacttgtaagtattttttgatcggtatgcagctgctaagattgtaatggaggacaatcgtatgctttacggacggatgctatgtgagtacatggagaagacCAATAAGAAGGTCCACATGCATCGCacaaatcaagaggggactgcgaagcacaggttcagtgtcctgtgccgggataagggtcggagggggggagGACGTGAGCGGCAtattcaagagtgtgtgctaaggagtgggacatgcatttgtagatgccagaagccacaattactccacaaaccttgtacacacgtcatagttgcgtgtgcggagcatcatatgcttcccaggcaatatgttccaaagtattttatgaaagatcaaatactcaacacctggaatcatgagctatatggttacggcattgttgacacttttagaagtaatccagggcctgcaagaatatatgtgcctgatttggaaaagatgaagaacgcaccgggccgaagacaaactcgtcggattcgcaacgatatggatgaatccaaggctggccctaggGTCAAGTGATatagtcagtgcaatgaaacaggtcacacgtacaagtattgtcccaaaaatacacctggtgatgcacctgttgtctaggtgagttttataGTGTGTTGTGCTCGATTTGTACCATTTGAACCTTCGTTTGTAGGTCACTGTCGCAGTgtgttaatgttgcatatagtgatatagtGAATTTGccttcaaagtatattgttactgtctatatctaacaatgcattaatgtacatgtctttgaaatgcagatatggcggaccctgcgacccccgagcttctagaccctgcagtggacaagaagcatcgcagcttcttatccaccgagcaccagacggagctaggagtgttttgaccacggggccctggagagctgctcacgatagacgagcgatggaagcacatgtacttcgataatttcatacaaaattgccatatcactgatGTAATTCCATATTTCCATATTATTGGTATACTGCAATACTTGTAGGTTGGTAGTGGCGGGACTCCTActgctttgccggttggtcgaggcccgatcgacggagaaccctgaggcagcgGCACGTCATTTCTACTTTGaccggtcgctgatagcagccctGGTCTACCGATGGAGGTCGGAGACACATACGTACGCACGCTTGTTCCCTCTAATGATTTGTAACGATGTTTGTcacacagccacactgggcACATGAGCAGTCTCGCAGcgcttacgagcattttcggACCCAGTTCTACCGGCTATGTCCAGACGACATGGTATGGGAGCCTTACAATATCTTGGCCGTGCAAGGGCGTGCAGGATTGGGTTTGTCACCATTgtgtacccgcgacgaggaTTACTGGCTCACGAAGGCGCCGCTTGTCTTCAACGTCTACGTCGAAGAATACTCACCGCACCGTGTCATGCgacagtttggccgtcaccaggtaTTTCCTCTCGTCTACATTCGTACCATCCCCGTGCACGTCCATaggtacatatgcaaaattaaagTTTTCGTATCCTTCGTTTTACTATGACTTACAATTACCATGGTTCAAATGcaggtaaacatgcaaacacCAGccggctggcaacctctgggtagatcgcttggccccttacgtggcaacatggacccaagcgctacaggatgtcATGGAGGAGGCCCGTCCCTACAACGAGCGGAACTTTAacgagtacctacggtggtacgttctACGTACACGCACACgagtcacctacacccctgagggtgtccggccccacatcaCGTCGACAAAGgaggcatacccggtgcattgggacgaggacacTGCATTAGCGGTAAGTTTTTCTTTgaagtcagtagtccatactcaaTGAACAAAACCATATATTGTAATTGTTTTTTCCTGTTCGTATCCACAGGTAGATATCATTTATAATGTACATAAGGATGCAGCTGGTGCCATGGACCACCTCCGGCAGAGGCAgcacctcagtgcgtcggatgttgcgagctttaTCAAGCTactgcattgattattaaactttcattaggtgcacctacacaagccTCGACGTAGCCTCGTAGATCAAGCCCTGTgcctccaccctcaggtactggtAGGCCCCTTCATCCCAGTttttaatactttcagcaaattaagttaatattgtggacaagttacttcggtgatgaggccggtCTGTCTTCAGCGGCCCCACGCCCGACCCCACCCGCAACGTTCGAGCCATACTATGGCACGACAACCTGGCCTTCTTCTGTTGCACTggcataccacgcaggtacaattatacaatttttactactacttccaataccaaattgttcatatctaacataattatttgttcgtaggcccctccagccagtacacatggacgtcAGGAGAACCTTCACAGttctcctaccctagtcaggaggatgaggctggcccggacgccgcatacgacctcgttcgtgacttcttcaggggcacacctgactacgacatCCTCCAGCAGTtccaggtacccagtgctccccttTGGACACAGCCCATGCAGGATGTGGTttcgacaccggtgctccctactaggcctaccagataGGTCGGtccacctgaccccctcacctactccaggggtcacgtgagggttaaccagcggcatcgggaccatgatggggcgcacgggcgacggcaacgagggaggcagcagtagaattttagattttatgtaacttacatatgcatattcgcttcgcgatgtactcctacgtattcagacacgtttactctttatggtccacttagcatgtcgtaactgcatttcgtattccaaaacgatggcatcctagttgcatttcttaatccgacatGACCACAAGCTACATTCTATCGTCGTCATTATATCTTACAAAACAACTTATGCAACGAGTGATACCTCGCTTACACTATTGGGAGTGTtactttaatcacgaagtgaccacactactgaactttaaccataacatgacaacacatgcctccttgtgcaggctttagacaagaagtgacaacactacccagctttttccaaacaataaatgacaacacaggtaccaataaatgtggaatctctgaccatcaTCAATGATAcaatttttccattcttcaagatggaatccgatgctcctgccaccagctgcgcccctgcactcactcctttcttcaagggcgaatccaatgctcctgcctcccccaaccataAATAGCTGAACCTCCTTacattgatgcaccactcatttctcagatctctcaagtgcaatgtcttcctcagctccatcaaacccaccaaagaaacattgggggaccaccatacctgaaggtctcgaaccaccaatgtgcttctgtggtgacctttgtaagctccgcgagttacaggacatctcatacaactatgggctgcgcttcttcatgtgtgccaactacgagtatgacaagcctcaacatgcaacaaatggttatcgaccggtatgacaacagatatcagcctcatctcttccgatttcgcaccctattttactaaccgctcatcttgttctatttgttcagtcccctccaccgctctatgattttattcaatgggtCGACAATGAGTAAAATGAcgcacagaagcagtgggtcaacatgaacatgaggtagaGAAGAGAAGCGTACGCACAtcgggagtatgagcaacagcaagaggaacttcaccTCAAGTGGGAGGAAGAAaagcgcatgaggaaggtggcgcacgaccgtaccatGGCTCAGGCttgggaggctgagagggaaagaaagcgggagagagcccaccgtgctaaggcggcaggtcccgatgcccttcgaaagggaaagtatcctagatgcactcagtagagagtatctaatgcaacccgacatactttcactccctaaggcatgttacgattaggatcggcgcactaataagtactccctccgattgcaaatgtaggtcgttttagacttgtgcacaagaattaagaaagtagatcaaatgaccttgttgcccttcatttattctgcattggaaaagataactcattcatttgtgagagtggtagcatttattaaacaacggcaagacgggaacaaaagagaaaaaaatacatagaagttcgagaataacttatatttagagaatagttgaggaggctaaaataacctacatttgcaaccagagggaataggtcttagtgcgaaccgtacatgccacattTGTTTCCTCGTCGTGTCGTCGCAGTtacagtcttatgtaatattttcagcctatgtttaatactaatTTTGTCGTCGTTCGCACCCTATACCCAcataatatgctgcgagtgctaattactgattttttattctccaactattacataacctactccaaatttaaattctaaattttcttaaagccatttttttatttcttgaattacacaaaaattgacatttttagggaaaaaaaaggccctaaccgccccctaagaatgcggcaagggggctaaccacCCTCTCCGGGCCTACCcgccccttgagagggcggttagcccccttgccgccctctgaggagGGTTAGGCCTCCCGCCCTCTCAGGGCGCGGTtaggtggcctaaccgccctctgagagggctgcaaccCCCTAAGAGGGCTGCAGGCACTTAGTTTTGCAATTTCTCCTAcgaagaatctatttatttaaatttttaatcaaaaaatataaaaataaaaaaaaactcggtcCGCCTGGGCTTCACTATGGCACCTGGGTTGTGCCCTCACGCGTTGGCCGCATTCGCGCTCCCACGATCCACCTAGGTTGAGCACCCGACCTCGCCTAGGCCACCAGATCTCGGCTGCCAGCCCGCACTCGCCTACGCTCGGGCCATAGCATAGACCACCAGACCACGTGCCATCGGCCGTAGCAAGCCAGCCTACGCGCGCAAAACCGAACTGGGCTGCTCGCCGGCTGGCTAGGCCGAGAGGGCTTCCGTGCGTGAGCCCGTATTCCGCTGTTCACCAGGCCATGCGCTATCCCGTCTAAACCGCTTGGGCTGGCTCACGCCTCCGAACCaccaggccaggccagccgaTCGCCAGCTGGGCCGCCATGCGCCAAGCTCCACAACAGGGCATCTATAGTACCACGTAGTGTAGCATTTCTTTTTATCACACAGTGACATTCCACACTATAGATTGTATAATTTTCATGTAGCTTCAACATACCGTGTGACCTATAACGGTATTGATGTCAGTCTCATCCTGTCACCGATCGCATTCGCCCTTAAGACACATATGTGTATAAACAAAACTAACATCCAAATCTAAGAACAAGTTCTCCAACCTTGACGCACATCAATCTGCACAACATCACTCACATATGTATATTGTacgtataaaaaatataaatattattatgcTATCACGAGTATATACAAGCAacatattatcaatatatgcacatcaaCACATCCACATCATCTAAATTACTTTTCTTTTGCTAATTTCACAATAACACCAAGTTTTCAACACACATGATCTCACAGGTTATCTGATGTACTGAtcttgaagaaagaagaaaaccgAATCTATAATATGCTAACATTGCGTCTAATTTTGTATCACTAGCCTGTATTATAAATTTGGTCAAATCAACAGGGTTGCACCTTCTTTTTTAGGAAAAAGAGTTGCGTGTTCTGTAGTACACGGATGCATATCGCAATCATAAACCATAATTACCTCATAAATCTGTCAAGTCACAGGGATATGTCTTTATCATCCGACGTGTGAGGTCTAACAGCTTGCTTAAGGTCTCTCCCAATCCTCCATTTTAACTTATGTCTTAGGTATTATTTAGGTGTCTATTTAAGTAAAAATCTGATGTGGCAAGTAATttaaagaagagataaaaaagcTTGTTTCTTATGGAAAATACTAGctttttgagcaattttagacAATTATGAGATAATTAATTGTCTTAGTAGACCTACAAAACTAGaaacatacatacatgtattgAAAATTTATTTCTCTTAGACTGCTAAGACATAAGGCATTGGGAGTAACCTAATGTACAAGTTTTTCATTGCTTGATCAATCATATTCCTTAAAAAGATGCGGCACATTTGAACCGTTGAAACACAGCCATCAAATGATAGGAGGATAATGACCACGCATCTGTTGATGAAATTTGGTGAGCCCTGATCATATATACAGCTGAACGTAAAGGTGAAAGGCTATGGCCCTTTCAACTTCAGGAAAATGCCAAGTTGCAAAAGTGGTCGAATCTTGCATGGAAGCAAACTACAGAAAGCAAAAAGGGTAGAGTAGATAGATGCCAAATTGTTCAAAAAGAAAGCCAACACAACAACCAAGAGTTCTATAGGCCACCAAACATTGAGGTCCTGACGATACCTGAAATCAGGACGAACATGTCCTATGGTCGATTGATAAGAACACAGGGAGATGAATTGGGAAATCCATCCTTCTCTATGTTAGTGTCTCACATTCAGGAAAAAAACAACATTGGGACTTGAATTTATCGAATTTGGCCAAATCAAGAGTTTATCCGACTCAAGATCAGTGTACTTCTAGAAATAAATTAAATCAAAATGAAAAGGAATaggaacaagaacaagaacattGGGAAAATCATCAGATGAGCATATAGGCACCTGCCCCACCTTTGCAATCCGATCATAGAAGAATCACCCAAGAACTGAAGAAGAACCCACTTCTCCACTTTATTCACAAATAAGAAATTCAGGTTTTGATCATGCATAATCCATGACTACAATCAGATTAACAGTCACCATATACACATGAACACAATGAACAGAGCAGTAGTATATATACACCACCAACATAGGGGAGAGACAGGACCATGCATACCCAGAGGAATGGATATGGCCTATCTTGCATGTCTTTATTTGGAATTTGGCATTGCCAAATCGATGAGATCGGATCAGATCTCCTCCACCACGATCCAGTCCTCCTCCCCATCGGAGAATTCCAGCGTGATCGTGATGCCCACCATGCAGAACCCcatgtcgtcctcctcctcttccttgtCATCATCGCCATCTTGCCCCTGCTCTTCAATTGCATCGGTGTGTCCTACTGCTATGTCAGTGGCACGCGCCAGGTCAGCGTCTTGGTCTGCCGGAGCTTCGGCGTCGGCGTGACGGCCGATAATGAGGTCGTACAGGTCAGACAGCCCGCCTTCgccatcgtcgtcgtcctcgtgCCAGCTGCTGTCGCCGCCGGCCAGGTAGGCCAGCAAGGACGACGCCGAGGTGCCCTTGTAGTCCGGGATGCCCGTGCCCGCCGCGGTGCCGTCGATGACGCGCCAGGACACGAGGCGGTGGTTGAGCGCGACGTCGCAATCGCGCAGCTTGTGCGCGCCCTTGGCCTTGTCCCGGGCCTTGGTCACCGGGTGGTGGTGGCACCCCGCGCACCGCGGCCGCCGGCACTTGCCCGTGCTCTTGGACGCGTTCGTCGGCTTCGCCGGCGCCTTCCCCAGCACCACGGCGCCGACCgtcgcctcctcgtcgtcgtcagCGGCGATCCTTAGCTGCTTGCTGCGGCTGATCCTGACAGTGCCGTGCTGCCATCCTTCCCTCTTCATCGTCTTGGCTGATTTCTTCTCTTGGGGGTTAGCTTTGCTTGTTTGGTTGAAGAGGCCTTAGGAAGTGGTTGGTTGGTGTTTGGATACCACTATACAGGGCTAGAGATCTACCATGTGCATGTGTGGTTGGGCAGATGTGCGGGAGTTGCCAACGCCCAATGGTGGTTGTTGGGTGTCCTGGGTCAAGGGGGTAGAAGTGGTGGGCAAGCAAGCTTCACTTGTTGCTGCTATCCCCTACGGATTAGACACATGGGGtcaagaagacaaagcaaacaGGGTCAAGAAAACTAACAGCTGATACGTGGTAGTTTGCCAGATGAATTATCCATGGAGTATTAACGGATGATTATACAGTAATAGTGTAGTTTTGCAAGGGAAATTAGGGaatcaaactttttttttgggtaggggggggggggtcttctCAAAAGTGAGGCCTCCAAGCTATCAGTGGTGTCCCTCGCGCTCTCAGGGCAAGGGAGGCCATATAGAAACTTCCATTATATTTTGCTCCAATAATAGCAACTAGAAGAATGATGTTGAGATTTGTAATAGCTGACACACGTTTGCTCACACCATACACACACGGATGAGTGTGCCCTCTCTAGCAGTCACAATCACTTGCCTCGAACTTCAGAGTCCAAGAACAGATCTATCAGTTTAAGGTGGGTAAATAGGATCCGATGCTTGGTTAGAGGACTGGCACATCTCTCAAGGTTTATTTGGCGAGAAAGGTACAACCGAGGCTTGTTTAGGATTTGTTCTGTCACGGAAATTATAAGACTGATACATCGTTAAGAAAACAAGTGCTTGCCCACTACCATGTGTGTAGtacttctcttctttttttatttgttagaTTGGATATCGACACAGTTTCCATTGTATGGTTCTgatctttgtttttttaaacatTTGTTATCAAAATTtgttaaaatataattatatgaaATTGTTTCCACGACAAATCTACTAATATAATTTTCATGTGACATAGTGTACATTAGtggtaaaaaattataaagtttgattgaatgcAGGCATCCCTAAACGAATAgaataattgttttttttttcccgaagCGTATGTAGCTGAAATCTAGGGTCTACTTCTGAGTCTTACAATAGGTCATATGCAAATGATTCCGTCTTTCTATTTTTCACCAAAAAAAGGTAGCCCACAGAAAGTTGTGCTGATTGCTCGATTGATGCGAAGGAATATGTCGTGGGCTGGTAGCTGAGAGAGAAGTACTGGGCATATTCCTTTGCTAGTATACTTCTGGTTTTGTATTCTTAACTGGTTTCCTGCGATGATTTTCGTTGAGCCACTTTCGTTTTTGTTATTTATCCTTCGTTGTGAAGCATTCAGTCATTGGCCTATAAAGTAGTTTAGGTTATTATAGCATACTTTTTTTAATCTTTGTCATACTAGTTTATGTTATATGTAAAGTGTGAGTACATGGCAACGAGATGTCGCATACTGTGAAATGAGATATAAAGCATTTAAAAAAGTCGGTGGAGATTACTCGCATAAGAACATAAAATTTTTACTTAAGTACTGGACAAGCATTCGTCTAAAAAATGTATTGGACAAGCAAAAAGATCAATGTTGAGACGCTAGCTGTGTGTTTTGTGATACGTCTTTTTTCCCACTAAAGTCGCACATCTCTTGTTAATCCTTTCAATTAATTGGTTTGGACTGCGTGGCATCAGATTTTCTAGGTAATAATCACAGTTTGATCCCACCAAATAGAGATTTGCAGATATTTTTTCGGAAGATTGGGTGACATTTATCTATATACTAATATAAAAAGCACTAGTTGGTTGTTTTAACATATGTATCGTATTGTATATAAATGAAAAACATTAATATACCACTAATTTTTGGCTCCTGGTCGCTACCAACTCATCTAGTTAATACGGATTGAAATAAACTCGACGCCATTCGTCTTCGCCAAATTCAGTCTTCCATGCAAGTCTTCATTTTGGCCACTACTACGTCAGAAAAACTTCTTGATGGCACCGTGACCTGGTTACATGATCTTTTGCCCTTCGACTTCGATTATGACTTGACCAATGCTCCACAATATCATCAATGTGACCCATTGTCAACATCACTTATTTGTTTGGAATGAATGAATTGAAAAAAAGGGAATTGGGCAAAACAGAGGATATAGGAATTAAGTGGTAAAACAGAGGATTGAAAAAACATAGAAAGAGGTGTTTTTGAAACACAACATGCGGAAATTACACAACATGCGAAAAGTATTAAAACATTAGTACCAAAATGTTATGTTTTCACCTTACTGACAGTATCCAAACGGGGCCTTAATCCGAACGGTTACTAGTTTGTGTTAAATTTCTTTTACGATCCTTTGGGATTTGTTCCTACACCTGACTGCACAGTTTACCAAATGTCGGTCTTCATTAAAGAAGAGAATCTTCTTTTTCTAGtgatgcaaaaataaaaaaaatctccttTCTTGTCAGAAGTCACAGAGCACAGCTAATTGTTACGAAAAAAGATATCTGGAAGGCAAAGGACAGTGGTGGTTGTTGGACATCGGACATTGGGTGTAACGTCATTTGGGTCAACCATTAGCTAATCCGTGAAATAAGATAATTTACGAATGTTAATGTGCGCTTTTTTAATTAGATAATGGAAATAAACATCCCGATCTCTATGTCGCCAGATGCACAGAGACATAAATGCAGATGCACATGGTCACAATAGCGATATGTGGTCGGTGATCGACAATATTTGATTCATGATTTCAGTACATTATTCAAgattattttattgtattttattttttaatctagcCTATTTAATTTC
This genomic interval carries:
- the LOC133885766 gene encoding uncharacterized protein LOC133885766 yields the protein MKREGWQHGTVRISRSKQLRIAADDDEEATVGAVVLGKAPAKPTNASKSTGKCRRPRCAGCHHHPVTKARDKAKGAHKLRDCDVALNHRLVSWRVIDGTAAGTGIPDYKGTSASSLLAYLAGGDSSWHEDDDDGEGGLSDLYDLIIGRHADAEAPADQDADLARATDIAVGHTDAIEEQGQDGDDDKEEEEDDMGFCMVGITITLEFSDGEEDWIVVEEI